A segment of the Gemmatimonadota bacterium genome:
GGAACGTCCTGGCCCACCTCGGGCATGTGGCAGTCCTGACAACTCTGCCCGTCCTCGGCGTAGCGGCTGACCTTCCATTCCAGGTACGGCGCCTGCTCCGGGAACTCGGGTCCCGTGACCTGGCCGCCCTGCACTGCATGCGTGAACAGCGTGTGACAGCTCGCGCACAATTCCGAGGACTGGATGTGCCGCCCCTCGGTAGGCCGGAATCCTGTGGCCGAATGCATGATGCCGACGCCGCCCGCGTCGGGTTCGAAGGGACCGTACATCGGCCGGCCTTCGGCCGGCGTCGCCTCCGTGATCCGAAAGCCTCCCGTGAAGCTGGCGTCGGTACCGAGACCGTCCGGGACGATCTGGTGACAGGCGCTGCAGGAGACACCATCGGCAGCCAGCACCGCGGTGGGGCTGTCCGAGCCACCGATCGGCAGGTTCTCGAACACGCCGGGCGAACGACCCGCGCGGGTGGCCACTTCGTTGGCCATGGGCATGTGGCAGCGGCTGCACTTGGCTTCGATGGCCTCCTGTGCTTCGGGGTAGTCCGTGATCTCCCGGCGCACGGCCGCCTGCCAATACGGGTCGCGCCCGCTGTTGGCCATCATGGAGGCGCGCCAATCGTAGCCGATGGAGACGTCGACGCCTTCGGTGGTGGACACACCCTTGTGACAGGCCAGGCAGCGGTCGGACGTCTTGAAGATCTCGGGATCGTCGAACAGGGGTGCAGGCAGCAGCGCCGCATCGCTCGCGCCATTGTCGGCCGCACCCGCAGGCCGGCCCGAAACCGCCGCCACCCCGTCCGGACGCTGCGCGGCGGACGTGGCCGCTACCACCATGACCGCACCCACCAGGCTCGAACCCACCAGAAGCCAGCGCGTCATCTCGTTCACCATCCTTCGAAGAAGCCGCCGTCGAACCAGTCGAGCAGCAGGTAGACCAACAGCTGCATCGAACGGCCGCTGGTGTTGGTGGCCGGCACGCGCAGCCCCACGTTGGCCAGCACATGCTGACGCGTGTTCAAGGAGGCTTGGATCTGTGGGATCACGTCCAGATCGGTGGAGACGCCGCCTTCCAGCTCACGGACCGCAGCCACCTCCACCATCGGGGTCCAAGCGCGACCCCAAGGTCCCGACGTCCAGGTCCGCCCCAGCGCCAGCCGACCGAAGCCCTCGGTCTCGCCCCCGTCGTAGAACGGCACTTCCGCACCGACCTGCGCCTGGAGGAACGCATCTCCGAAGGCCTGTCCGAACGACGCGTACGCTTCCCCCTTGGCGCCGTCCGCGCCGAGCCCTTTGGTCTCCTCACCAGTGGGGAGCGCCACCTCGGCACCCAGCGAGAAGATGCGCCCTGCTTCGAAGCTGTGATAAGCAGCGTGCTTGACGCCCAGCACCACGTCGCCCAACCCACCAACCCAGTCGAGCTCAGCGCTTCCCTCCACCGGCATCTGCCGCCATCCGTAGGGGATCACCACCTCGACCATGCTGCGCGCACCGAAGCGCTTCTCATAGACGAACGCGCTGGAGATGTCGCCGTCCCCCTCGAGCGCGCCGTCCGCCTCGATGACCCATTCGTCCTCGGGAAAGGCCTTCTCGGTCACGAGGGCCCTCGGGAGGTTCAGCTCACCGCGAGGCCACTCGTCGTCGCCACACAGCGTGCGGATGTAGGTGACCACGCGGCCGAGTTGCTCGGGGTCGAGGGCGCCCTTGAAGGCCGGCATCATCTGGCTGAAGCCGCGCACCGGCCCTCCTTCATGCGCGATGGCGACCCAGTCGGCATCGGGCTCGCGCGACGCGAAGCGGCAGTCGGTGAAGTCGGGAAGCTCCTCTTCGAACCCAAGGAGCGAGCGGTCCAGACCCGTGCCCAGGGGGCCGTGGCAATTCGCGCACGACGCCTGGTAGATGGCTTCCCCGGAGGCGGCGGCCAGATCCGTGGGGGTCTGCCCGGTGACGAAGCCGGGTCCGAGGAGCCAAAGGACCGCGGAGCCCGTGAGGGCACGAGCGAAGGGGTGGCCTGCCTGCATGGAGATCCTGCTCGGGGATTCGTGGATGCGCCCGGCGAACGTACGGGTGACGGCATCCATCTGTCACGAGCGGACTTGCAGGCGAGGGGCCCGGGGCGACCCGCCGGCCGCGGGCGTGGCCCATTACTCTTGTGTAGATATATCTTGATAAGATATAATGATCGCGTCGGCCCCTGCGTAGTCCGTCCAGGCCCGGATATGAGGCAACGAATGACAGCCCAACGCACCCGCACAGGACTAACCCCCCTGACCTATCAGATCCTGCTGGCCCTCTCCGCTGGGGAGCGCCACGGATACGCCATCTTGAAGGAGATGGAGGATCGAGGCGGCGCGGAGGCAGTTCCAAGCACCGGCGCGCTCTACATGGCCATCTCCCGGCTCGAAGACGAGGGCCTGGTGGAGGCCGCTCGCGCACCGGCCGAGGAGGCCGATTCGCGGCGTCGCTACTACCGCATCACCCGCAACGGGCGTGCGGTGGCCGCCGCCGAATCCCAGCGCCTCGCAGACCTGCTCGCGGACGCCCGCGCGCGGCACCTGCTTCCCGGTGCGGTCACGGAGGGTGCCGAGCCGTGAGCAGGGCGCGCCCCTCCCTCGCGGCCCTCTCCACCTCGGTCTTCACCGCCATCCTCCGACGCCTTCCCACCGGCTTCGCCGATCGCTATGCGGCCGAGTTGCTGGACGTCCACCACCGACGGATGGACGAGGCCAGCGCGAGGGGCCGCGCCCGGCTGGTGCGGCTGGCGGTCCGGGAAATCGGCGGCGTCACGCTGCTCCTGCTGCGGCTGCACGCGCGCCGTGCCTCCCGCTTCCTCACCTCGGCCTGGAGACTGTCCACCATGTTCGCCACGCTGTCCACCGACACACGACAGGCGATCCGCTCGCTGCGCCGCAACCCCCTCTTCGCAGCGACCGTCGTCACGGTAGTAGCGCTGGGCGTCGGCGCGGTGACGGCGATCTTCTCCGCGGTCAACGCGTACTTCTTCCGGCCGCTGCCGTTTCAGGACGAGGCCCGCGTGGTGGCGCTTTATGAGACCAATCCCGAATTCAACTGGGACGACGCGCAGTCGGCACCCGCCAACGCGATGGACTGGCGAGAGCAAGTCGCGGCCTTCGAAGACCTGGCGATGTACTCCGACTTCATCAACCGGGTCACCTACATCGAGGACGGCGAACCGCGCCTCCTCAATGCCTCGGCCGTCACCGGCAACTTCTTCTCCGTGCTGGGCGTCGAGCCTCTGCTCGGTCGGCAGCTGACCTGGGAGGACACCTGGGAAGGAGCCGAGGAGGTGGTGGCGCTGAGCCATCGCCTCTGGTCCACCGTGTTCGGCGCCGACGAGACGCTGGTGGGTGGGACCATCGAATTGTCCGGCCGTACGTTCCGCCTGGCAGCGGTGATGCCGGAGGGCTTCCGCTTCCCGTCCGACGACACGGAGCTGTGGGGCACGATGGGGTGGTCCCCCGAGAACCGGCAGGAGGTCTGGTTCCGGCGCGCCCACTTCGTGCGGCCCCTCGCCCGTGTGGCAGCGGGCGTCACGGTAGCCGAGGCCGCCGCAGAGCTGCAGGTGGTGGTAGAGCGGCTCCAGCGCGACTTCCCCGAGACGAATCGCGTCATGGGCGCCGGACTGATGCCCGCACGGGACTTCTTCATCCGCGAAGTGCGGGTCCCGCTGCTCATCCTGAGCGCGGCGGTGCTGCTTCTGCTCGCACTCGCTTCCGTCAACGTGGCCAATCTGATGTTCGTGCGGGCCGGGGAGCGCGCGCGTGACGTCGCGGTGCGGGTGGCACTGGGAGCCGGCCGGGGGCGGGTGGTACGCCAGGCCCTCACCGAGAGCGGTCTCCTGGCGCTCGCGGGCGGCGCCGTGGGATTGGTGCTGGGCTGGGCGGGCATCCGCGGGTTGGCCCGCGTCAATCCGCTGGGCATCAGCGGCGCCACCGAGCTGGCGCTCGACCACCGTGTGGTCCTGCTGACACTCATCGCAGCGTGTCTGGCGGGGCTGCTCTTCGGGCTGGCTCCTGCGCTGCGCAGTGCGAGCACCATGGTGGGCGAGACGCTGAAGGACGGAGGGCGCGGCACCTCGGTGGGCCGCCGCGGGCTGCGTGCGGCCAATGTGATGGTGGGCACCGAGGTGGCCCTGGCCCTCCTGCTGGTCCTGGGCGCTGGCCTGGTGCTGCGCAGCTTCCTGTTGTTGCGCTCCGTCGACCCGGGTTTCCAGGTGGACGGCGTGCTCGGCGTGCAGATCACAGTGCCCGGTGCACGCTATCCTGAACGGGACGACGTACTCGCATTCTGGGATCGTCTGGAAGCATCGCTGGAAGGCCGACCGGGCATCGAGCGCGCTGGCGTAGTGGGCAGGCTTCCCCTCGATGGCACAAGCTGGTCCAGCCAGGCCAAAGGCGAAGGGTGGCCCGAGGAGCGCGTGGCGCTCGAGGTCCTGCATCGGCGAGCCGACCGAGGCTACTTCGAAGCCCTGCAGATCCCGCTGATCCGGGGGAGGCTCTTCGAGCCGTCCGACGGCCCTGACTCGCCCCCCGTGGTGGTCATCAACGAGCAGTTCGCTCGGGAGCACTTCCCTGGAGAGGACCCGATCGGCCAGCGTATGGCGTATGACCGCGTGCCCGATGAGAACTCCATCTGGTACGAGATCGTGGGCATCGTGGGCGATCAGAATCAGGTCAGCCCTGGACAGCCCGCACGCGCGGAGGCCTTCGAACACCGCGACCAGGACTGGGCCCGTACGGTGGAAGTGGTGCTCCGCACGTCCGGTGAGCCCTTGGACGCGCTTCCCACCGTTCGCTCGGTGCTGTCGGAATTGGATCCTTTGATTCCCTTGGGCAGCGCACGCCCGCTACGTCAGGTCTGGCGACACTCCATCGCGCAGGAAGAGCGCCTGCTCACACTGCTCGGGATCTTCGGAGTGGTGGCGCTGTTGCTCGCTACGGTAGGCGTCTACGGCGTCACGGCGCAGGCAGCTCGCCTGCGCACCCACGAGATCGGCGTCCGCATGGCGTTGGGCGCCACGTCCTCCGATATCCTGAGACTCATCCTGAGGCAGGGATTGGTCGTGGTGGCGGTCGGCGTCGGGTTGGGGCTGGCCGCCGCGGTTCTGACCACGCGTGGCCTCAGGTCTCAACTCTACGGCGTCACGCCCACCGATCCGGCGACCTTGATCGCCGTGGTGACCCTGCTCGGGAGCGCGGCGCTGCTGGCCAGCTATCTGCCGGCCCGCCGCTCCACCCGCGTCGACCCGCGGGAATCCCTGCAAGCGGAGTGACCTCTCAGATCCGGAACTCGCCCAGCAGCCGCGTCTCGGTATCCCCCTCGATCCCGGCCACCACCTCGACATAGGACTCGAGGCCGCTACCGCTCAGCTTGTCGCGGAGCAGCTTGTCGAGCTGGAAGACGCCCGCCGAGTTGAGAAGGTCGATGCGGATACACACCGGCTTGTCGGTGCCGGGCTCGATCGAGACACGGTCCACCGCGGCGGCCGAGATGGAATGGATGCTGACCGAGCCCGCCTCGAAGGGGACGCGCGACCTACCCTTGGCCATGTCCAGCGCGTCGGCCAGGCGCACGACGCCCGCCTCCAGCGTCAGCGGCGAACCGCCCGAGCGATGCGCGATGATCGCGTGCAGCACCTCGGAGCGCATGAGCGTCGCCACCGGCGCCGGATAGAGGAGCGGCAGCACCTCACGCAGCTTGTCCTGCGCGATGAAGAGGGAGAAGCTCTCGTGGTCGGCCCGGTGCACCGACATGCCCAGGTCGTGGAACAGCGACGCCAGGGCCACGACGACCTCCGCATCGTCCCGATCGAGGCGGTACGTACCCACCACGGACGGCTCCACGCCGTGGTCCATCAGCAGGCGCAGAAGGCGCACCGCGATGTTCATCACGATCTTCACGTGCACGGGGCCGTGGTCCGTCATGCCCAGGCGCTCCATGGCGGTCACGTTCGAGGCCGTCCACAGCGCGTAGAGGTCGTCGTCCTGGTTGGCCCACTCGATCACGCGACGCAGCTTCGCGTTGTGGCGATCGGGCACGGTCATCGTCACCCGCCGCTCGAAGCGGGCCTCGACCGTCCGCGCCTCCTCGGTGGAGCCGGCCTCCTCGGCGTGGGGCATGGACCCCGGTTCTTCGAACGTCACTTCGGGCACCTCCCTTTTCGACCGAATGTCGTCGTGTGCCTCGGGCCCCGGAAGGTGGCCCATACCCCGGCCAGGCGCGGCTTTTCCTGACACGCGTGGCTGCTGCCTCCCTACATTTCTTACCTTGTCATGAGATTATCGTAATTGCTGAAGGCGGCCGGGACCTCCCTCCGGCCCGACGAGCGACCTGCCGCGTCGGAACCCGGCCCACCCCCCCACGCGGAGGAGGACCATGGCGCAGCACCGCCCCTTCTTCACCCTCTTGGCACTGGCCGCCCTTGGCCTGGTCACGCTGTCCTGCGCGCGAGCGGAGGCCCCGGCCGCGCAGGCCGAGACCTTCGACGCAGCCTCCAACCGAGGCCAGGCGTACGTGGTGGACAAGTCGTCCAAACCCAACATCCTGCAGATCGCAGTGGGCTCGCCGGACCACACCACCCTCGTCGCCGCAGTCCAGGCTGCCCAGCTCGAGAACGTCCTGGTCAACGCCGGGCCACTCACGGTGTTCGCACCCAACAATGCCGCCTTTGCGGGATTGCCGGCCGGTGTCCTCGATGACCTGCTCAAGCCCGAGAACAAGCAGACCTTGGCCAACATCGTGACCTCGCACGCGGCGCCAGGGAAGTTCATGCCCGAGCAACTGGCTCGGGAAACGCAACTCTACATGGCGACGGGGCACTACGTGAGCGTGGAGCAGAAGGACGGTGCCACCTACGTGAACGGGGCCCGTATTCTCGGCACCGTGGAGGCCACCAACGGCGTCGTGCACGTGGTGGACAAGGTCTTCCTGATCGCGGCTCCCGCGGCGAACTAGGCGGGTCGCTGGCTCGCGACCAGGGACGGGTGAGGACCCTGCCGCCCAGACACACGAACGCCCGAGCCGAGATCGTAGAGAAGCTCGATCCCGGCCCGGGCGCCCCGCGCTTGCGCTACGGAAGGATCTCGAGCAACTCCACCTCGAAGATCAGCGTGGCGTTGGGCCCGATGTCGGCGCCGGCGCCACCCGGACCGTAGGCGATGTCACCCGGCAGCACGAAGCGATACTGACTGCCGGTCTCCATCAACTGCAGCCCCTCGGCGAAGCCCGGGATCACCTGGCCGACCGCGAACACCGCCGGCTCGCCCCGTGCGTACGAGCTGTCGAACTCCTTGCCGTCGAGCAGCGTACCGCGGTAGTGGACGCGAACCTGATTCTCGGGCCCCGGCTTGGGGCCGCTGCCCGCGCGGAGGACCTCGTATTGGAGGCCGCTGGCCGTGATGAGCACGCCCTCCTTCTGTCCGTTCTCGGCGAGGTACGCTTGCCCCTCTTCCTGGTTCTTCGTCGCAGCCGTTTCGCGCTTGCTGGCTTCGGCCTCATCCACCTCGCGACCGAACTGCTCCATCACGCCCTGGATGTCGGCATCTGCGATCGCCGGATCCAACTCGCCGATGCCGTCCCGGATCCCGGCTCGGAGGGACGCCAGGTCGATCTTGTCCGAGACCTGAAGGAGCTGCCGGCCCCAGTTGAGGCCGATGGCGTAGCTGGCCTTCTGGTCGTTGGTCTGGAGGGAAGGCGTCCCTTCGTCACCGCCGCTCTGGCACGCCGCCACGGCTAGGGCCAGCCCAAGGGCAGCACCCGAAAGTCGAATCCGCATGGTCCATCCTGTCTGAGGGAAGGCCAGCGGTACACCGCTCCGGAAACGGAGTGCCTCGCGGTACCGGACCGGAAGCCTCGCCGGGGCGGCTCGCGGCGCCGCCCGCACGGTGAGCGTTCGGTCCTCGAAACGAGCAAGCCCGGCCCCCTTTCGGAGACCGGGCTTGAGACTGCGCGTCGGGGCCGGGCGTCGGGACCCGGACCCGGACCCGTTACGAGCGGCTGCTGCCGCCCGAGCTGCCCCCCTTCGGGGGACGGGTGGGCCACCACCACCAATGCAGGTGATGCCCCCCGGTTTGGGTCAGCTCACGGAAGGATCCAAGGACCCTCACGCGCGGAGCCTCGTACTGCATGACTCCTCCTGAGCACAGCCACGCGCCACTGGCTCCGGGATGTCCGGGCGAACGGGGCGCGCAGCACCGCAGCGCTGCAAATCCCGCCGCAGGAGGTACGCGAGATCTCGCGCGGGCGAAGATGGCGGATCGGCGCCACCGGACCCGTCCCCTCCCCTGAGGGCTGTGGCACCCCCGCCTCCACGAACGCTGCACAGGGGCCGCAGCGGGCAGCCCATCCCGGCGCCCAGCAGCACCCCTGGCACGCGCCCCCCCCCGAGCGCCCGGGCCACCACGCCCCATCCCCAAACCAATCCGCTCCGCCTCCCGTCCAACCGGGAAACAGATCGCCAAGGAGGTCGCCGTGCTCACGGCCCTGCTTGCCGGCTTGGTCTTCTGGCAGACGCCGGCGCCGCCACCCCGCTACACGCTCGAGGATCTGGTCCTGGAGGCCACCCCGGACTTCGAGTCCGGGCGATTGGAGGCGAGCGCCACCCTCACGCTCCGCCTGGAGGAGCCCACGCCTTCCACGCGCGTCCCGCTGGACGTGAATCGGTGGCTACGGGTCCGACAGGTTCGCGATGAGCAGGGACGCGAGCTTTCCTTTCTGCAGGAGGTCACCGGGCTGCCGGAGTTCGAGAAGCTGCAGCTCAATCGGATCGAGGTCTCTCTGCCCACCCCGCTGCCGCCGGGCGGCACGATTCGGCTGAGTGTGGACTACGAAGGGTGGATCGCACCGTACACGGAGACCGGCATGTTGTACGTGCGCGACCACGTCGATGAGGAGTTCACCGTGCTGCGCGCGGATGCCTGGGCCTTCCCCCTGCCCCCGGGTCGCGGAGGCGCGTTCACCTTCCAGACGCGCGTCTGGGTGCCGCCCACCTGGGTGGTCGCCACCGGAGGTCGCCCGACCGGCACGCAGCAGGAGGGTCCGCGCGTCCGCTGGGACTCGGAATCGCTGGGACCGGCACCGTTCCTGTTGGTGACCATCGCGCGCTACCACGTCGAGGAGCGCGAATCCGTGCGCGTCTACGCGTTTCCAGCGGACACCGCAGGAGCGCGCCACCTGTCCGATCGGGTGGAGGCCGCGATGGCCACGCTGCGGGCATGGTACGGTCCGCTGCCCAGTCGGCAGACCCTTTCGATCATGGAGATCCCCGACGGATGGGGGTCACAGGCCAGCTTGACGGGGGGCATCGTCCAGACGGCCGCCGCCTTCCGGGACACGAGTCGCTTGGTCGAGGTCTACCACGAGCTCACCCACCTGTGGAACGCCACCGACGCGGAGTCACCCTCTCCTCGTTGGAACGAAGGCTTCGCAACCTACCAGCAATACCGCATGGCGGCGGAGCTGGACGGAATGGACCTCGCGGCCGCGCGCGAGTCGTTGCTGGAGCGACTCCGCCAGACGGTTCAGGGGACGCCCTCCCTGCGGGAGACGCCGTTTCGCGACTACGGATCCGCCCGGCTGACGGACGCGTCCTATCGGGTGGGAGGAGTCATGTTCGCGCTCCTGCACGCCCACCTCGGGTCGGATGCGTTCGACGCCGCCTATCGACGGCTCTGGTCCGAGCATGCGACGACCGCCGTCACGGTGGAGGACCTTCAGGGCGCGTTTCAGGATGCCGATCCCCACGGCGACCTGGGGCCATTCCTGCGGGAGTGGATCGACACGGCGGAATGGTCCGCACGCCTGGAGGCGGCCTCCGACTTCCAGGGTCTGCTCGACGCGAGCTTCCCGGCCGTCTAGCACCCTCGAAGAGGCCGCCTGGCGCCGGCCGCACGTCGGGCGCCCGGCCCGCGAGCGGTTGCCTCAACCACCCGGGCCGCGGGCCCGACACTCCAGGGTGGATCCCTCCGGCCGGAGGGGCGCATCCTCCTATTGTCCTGGAGTGCGGGTCGCGTGAGTAGGACGCTTCGGAGAGAACGCGGTGGGCGCCAGTTCGGCGCCTGGT
Coding sequences within it:
- a CDS encoding fasciclin domain-containing protein — protein: MAQHRPFFTLLALAALGLVTLSCARAEAPAAQAETFDAASNRGQAYVVDKSSKPNILQIAVGSPDHTTLVAAVQAAQLENVLVNAGPLTVFAPNNAAFAGLPAGVLDDLLKPENKQTLANIVTSHAAPGKFMPEQLARETQLYMATGHYVSVEQKDGATYVNGARILGTVEATNGVVHVVDKVFLIAAPAAN
- a CDS encoding HD domain-containing protein, which codes for MTFEEPGSMPHAEEAGSTEEARTVEARFERRVTMTVPDRHNAKLRRVIEWANQDDDLYALWTASNVTAMERLGMTDHGPVHVKIVMNIAVRLLRLLMDHGVEPSVVGTYRLDRDDAEVVVALASLFHDLGMSVHRADHESFSLFIAQDKLREVLPLLYPAPVATLMRSEVLHAIIAHRSGGSPLTLEAGVVRLADALDMAKGRSRVPFEAGSVSIHSISAAAVDRVSIEPGTDKPVCIRIDLLNSAGVFQLDKLLRDKLSGSGLESYVEVVAGIEGDTETRLLGEFRI
- a CDS encoding PadR family transcriptional regulator; translation: MTAQRTRTGLTPLTYQILLALSAGERHGYAILKEMEDRGGAEAVPSTGALYMAISRLEDEGLVEAARAPAEEADSRRRYYRITRNGRAVAAAESQRLADLLADARARHLLPGAVTEGAEP
- a CDS encoding FKBP-type peptidyl-prolyl cis-trans isomerase is translated as MRIRLSGAALGLALAVAACQSGGDEGTPSLQTNDQKASYAIGLNWGRQLLQVSDKIDLASLRAGIRDGIGELDPAIADADIQGVMEQFGREVDEAEASKRETAATKNQEEGQAYLAENGQKEGVLITASGLQYEVLRAGSGPKPGPENQVRVHYRGTLLDGKEFDSSYARGEPAVFAVGQVIPGFAEGLQLMETGSQYRFVLPGDIAYGPGGAGADIGPNATLIFEVELLEILP
- a CDS encoding c-type cytochrome gives rise to the protein MQAGHPFARALTGSAVLWLLGPGFVTGQTPTDLAAASGEAIYQASCANCHGPLGTGLDRSLLGFEEELPDFTDCRFASREPDADWVAIAHEGGPVRGFSQMMPAFKGALDPEQLGRVVTYIRTLCGDDEWPRGELNLPRALVTEKAFPEDEWVIEADGALEGDGDISSAFVYEKRFGARSMVEVVIPYGWRQMPVEGSAELDWVGGLGDVVLGVKHAAYHSFEAGRIFSLGAEVALPTGEETKGLGADGAKGEAYASFGQAFGDAFLQAQVGAEVPFYDGGETEGFGRLALGRTWTSGPWGRAWTPMVEVAAVRELEGGVSTDLDVIPQIQASLNTRQHVLANVGLRVPATNTSGRSMQLLVYLLLDWFDGGFFEGW
- a CDS encoding ABC transporter permease, yielding MSRARPSLAALSTSVFTAILRRLPTGFADRYAAELLDVHHRRMDEASARGRARLVRLAVREIGGVTLLLLRLHARRASRFLTSAWRLSTMFATLSTDTRQAIRSLRRNPLFAATVVTVVALGVGAVTAIFSAVNAYFFRPLPFQDEARVVALYETNPEFNWDDAQSAPANAMDWREQVAAFEDLAMYSDFINRVTYIEDGEPRLLNASAVTGNFFSVLGVEPLLGRQLTWEDTWEGAEEVVALSHRLWSTVFGADETLVGGTIELSGRTFRLAAVMPEGFRFPSDDTELWGTMGWSPENRQEVWFRRAHFVRPLARVAAGVTVAEAAAELQVVVERLQRDFPETNRVMGAGLMPARDFFIREVRVPLLILSAAVLLLLALASVNVANLMFVRAGERARDVAVRVALGAGRGRVVRQALTESGLLALAGGAVGLVLGWAGIRGLARVNPLGISGATELALDHRVVLLTLIAACLAGLLFGLAPALRSASTMVGETLKDGGRGTSVGRRGLRAANVMVGTEVALALLLVLGAGLVLRSFLLLRSVDPGFQVDGVLGVQITVPGARYPERDDVLAFWDRLEASLEGRPGIERAGVVGRLPLDGTSWSSQAKGEGWPEERVALEVLHRRADRGYFEALQIPLIRGRLFEPSDGPDSPPVVVINEQFAREHFPGEDPIGQRMAYDRVPDENSIWYEIVGIVGDQNQVSPGQPARAEAFEHRDQDWARTVEVVLRTSGEPLDALPTVRSVLSELDPLIPLGSARPLRQVWRHSIAQEERLLTLLGIFGVVALLLATVGVYGVTAQAARLRTHEIGVRMALGATSSDILRLILRQGLVVVAVGVGLGLAAAVLTTRGLRSQLYGVTPTDPATLIAVVTLLGSAALLASYLPARRSTRVDPRESLQAE